The proteins below come from a single Argentina anserina chromosome 1, drPotAnse1.1, whole genome shotgun sequence genomic window:
- the LOC126803692 gene encoding uncharacterized protein LOC126803692, which yields MDSRGRRTRGRGRARGRGRVHHEEELHVEQPDLGIGVHDEGRVLKLIRDITRLVALTFHGGLNHMKDDALDWWKSMKRTKDVLTFTWGKFVDLIRDKYFPSTVKEELELQFLALNQGNMTVREYEARFDQLYQFVRPMDVTSLAQKFLRGLRPKYKNIIAAFCLSTKELIYESVLNLEQVNKLRESEVTHRDVQGKGKAVASSSGTTGHRGRAWKRQRTQRYLPARVVAAPVRAVPLRQAEPQRCFNCREIGHIARDCPRLSGRV from the exons ATGGATTCACGGGGACGCCGGACTAGAGGCCGAGGTAGGGCAAGAGGCAGAGGCCGAGTTCACCATGAGGAGGAACTTCATGTTGAGCAGCCTGACCTTGGGATTGGTGTCCATGATGAGGGACGAGTCCTCAAGCTGATCAGGGACATTACTAGATTGGTTGCACTGACCTTTCATGGGGGTCTcaatcatatg AAGGATGATGCCctggattggtggaagagtatGAAGAGGACGAAGGATGTATTGACTTTCACCTGGGGGAAGTTTGTGGATCTTATTCGGGACAAGTACTTTCCATCTACTGTGAAGGAGGAGCTTGAGCTTCAGTTCCTGGCACTCAACCAGGGGAACATGACTGTCAGGGAGTATGAGGCTCGATTTGACCAGTTGTATCAGTTTGTGAGACCGATGGATGTGACCTCATTAGCTCAGAAGTTTCTGCGAGGACTTAGACCTAAGTACAAGAACATCATAGCTGCATTTTGCCTTTCTACCAAGGAGCTGATTTATGAGAGTGTACTGAATCTGGAGCAAGTGAACAAGCTTCGTGAGAGTGAGGTGACACATAGAGATGTTCAAGGGAAAGGAAAGGCAGTGGCCTCGAGTAGTGGTACAACGGGTCATAGAGGAAGAGCATGGAAGAGGCAAAGGACCCAGCGGTACCTTCCAGCAAGGGTGGTAGCAGCACCTGTTAGAGCTGTACCACTTAGACAGGCCGAACCGCAGAGATGTTTCAACTGCAGAGAGATAGGTCACATAGCTAGGGATTGCCCGAGGTTGAGTGGCAGAGTGTGA